From one Brachypodium distachyon strain Bd21 chromosome 4, Brachypodium_distachyon_v3.0, whole genome shotgun sequence genomic stretch:
- the LOC112268691 gene encoding uncharacterized protein LOC112268691, translated as MARALSASAADGTAASALGFLPPWLAALCMVVASVCLVSFAVFLCSRKRKNSHGHDAPKKKPSAAPAATRRPASVTPATSKARSGSIGTTTGLCGAAYVGPAGGCHGHGHGGGGGGCGGGGGCGGGGGGGGGCGGIC; from the coding sequence ATGGCGAGAGCGCTCAGCGCGTCCGCCGCAGACGGCACGGCAGCGTCGGCGTTGGGCTTCCTGCCGCCGTGGTTGGCCGCGCTCTGCATGGTGGTGGCGTCCGTGTGTCTCGTCTCGTTCGCCGTCTTCCTCTGCAGCCGAAAGCGCAAAAACTCGCACGGCCACGACGCCCCCAAGAAGAAGCCATCTGCCGCTCCAGCAGCCACCAGGAGGCCGGCGAGTGTCACGCCCGCGACGTCCAAGGCGAGGTCCGGGAGTATAGGCACGACGACGGGGCTGTGTGGCGCCGCGTACGTCGGTCCGGCCGGGGGATGTCATGGTCAcggacacggtggtggtggaggcgggtgtggcggtggcggcgggtgtggtggcgggggcgggggcggtggcggctgtGGCGGGATCTGCTAA
- the LOC100841685 gene encoding uncharacterized protein LOC100841685 isoform X2: MAGGSAEVGGGAEVGGSTTGGPSSSSFPISCKLRLGVSEKKAFLSNQLRAIRYQEVEQSYIMIKPDGVQRGLFRFRHNCRDFNHNFSSVQVQAQLQPQICFSSVNCPTSVQSAGIEIADQRKAATSSSSSEEGDDLVLVQVLGDLRGPGPRPQRSGGGRRGSCGGGNCGGG, translated from the exons ATGGCGGGCGGCAGCGCGGaagtgggcggcggcgcggaagTGGGTGGTTCGACGACCGGCGGgccctcttcctcgtcgtTCCCCATCTCCTGCAAGCTCCGTTTGGGAGTATCAGAAAAGAAGGCCTTTTTATCTAACCAACTTCGAGCAATACGATATCAG gAAGTTGAGCAGAGCTACATTATGATCAAACCTGACGGTGTTCAACGTGGTCTG TTCAGGTTCAGGCACAATTGCAGAGACTTCAATCACAacttcagttcagttcaggTTCAGGCGCAGCTGCAGCCTCAAATTTGCTTCAGTTCAGTGAATTGTCCAACTTCAGTTCAG TCTGCAGGGATTGAAATTGCGGATCAAAGGAAGGCGGCgacctcgtcctcgtcctcagAGGAAGGCGACGACCTCGTCCTCGTCCAGGTCCTCGGCGACCTCAGAGGTCCAGGTCCTCGTCCTCAACGGAgtggcggcggacggcgaggGAGCTGCGGAGGAGGGAACTGCGGAGGCGGCTGA
- the LOC100841685 gene encoding uncharacterized protein LOC100841685 isoform X3 has translation MAGGSAEVGGGAEVGGSTTGGPSSSSFPISCKLRLGVSEKKAFLSNQLRAIRYQEVEQSYIMIKPDGVQRGLGLKLRIKGRRRPRPRPQRKATTSSSSRSSATSEVQVLVLNGVAADGEGAAEEGTAEAAEDEGWSVASRPAALRRARP, from the exons ATGGCGGGCGGCAGCGCGGaagtgggcggcggcgcggaagTGGGTGGTTCGACGACCGGCGGgccctcttcctcgtcgtTCCCCATCTCCTGCAAGCTCCGTTTGGGAGTATCAGAAAAGAAGGCCTTTTTATCTAACCAACTTCGAGCAATACGATATCAG gAAGTTGAGCAGAGCTACATTATGATCAAACCTGACGGTGTTCAACGTGGTCTG GGATTGAAATTGCGGATCAAAGGAAGGCGGCgacctcgtcctcgtcctcagAGGAAGGCGACGACCTCGTCCTCGTCCAGGTCCTCGGCGACCTCAGAGGTCCAGGTCCTCGTCCTCAACGGAgtggcggcggacggcgaggGAGCTGCGGAGGAGGGAACTGCGGAGGCGGCTGAAGACGAAGGATGGAGCGTGGCGAGCAGGCCAGCCGCCCTCCGCCGAGCGCGTCCATGA
- the LOC100841685 gene encoding uncharacterized protein LOC100841685 isoform X1, whose translation MAGGSAEVGGGAEVGGSTTGGPSSSSFPISCKLRLGVSEKKAFLSNQLRAIRYQEVEQSYIMIKPDGVQRGLFRFRHNCRDFNHNFSSVQVQAQLQPQICFSSVNCPTSVQGLKLRIKGRRRPRPRPQRKATTSSSSRSSATSEVQVLVLNGVAADGEGAAEEGTAEAAEDEGWSVASRPAALRRARP comes from the exons ATGGCGGGCGGCAGCGCGGaagtgggcggcggcgcggaagTGGGTGGTTCGACGACCGGCGGgccctcttcctcgtcgtTCCCCATCTCCTGCAAGCTCCGTTTGGGAGTATCAGAAAAGAAGGCCTTTTTATCTAACCAACTTCGAGCAATACGATATCAG gAAGTTGAGCAGAGCTACATTATGATCAAACCTGACGGTGTTCAACGTGGTCTG TTCAGGTTCAGGCACAATTGCAGAGACTTCAATCACAacttcagttcagttcaggTTCAGGCGCAGCTGCAGCCTCAAATTTGCTTCAGTTCAGTGAATTGTCCAACTTCAGTTCAG GGATTGAAATTGCGGATCAAAGGAAGGCGGCgacctcgtcctcgtcctcagAGGAAGGCGACGACCTCGTCCTCGTCCAGGTCCTCGGCGACCTCAGAGGTCCAGGTCCTCGTCCTCAACGGAgtggcggcggacggcgaggGAGCTGCGGAGGAGGGAACTGCGGAGGCGGCTGAAGACGAAGGATGGAGCGTGGCGAGCAGGCCAGCCGCCCTCCGCCGAGCGCGTCCATGA
- the LOC100841989 gene encoding uncharacterized protein LOC100841989 → MASAPVEFLSSTREGGLGGEALYCAVILWLSVMSWIIFTCVGDGGDRGRRGRRGTKVFVGTQGLCDGTGPHCSGGYGLCGSCVD, encoded by the coding sequence ATGGCTTCGGCGCCCGTGGAGTTCCTGAGCTCGACGAGGGAGGGCGGGCTGGGCGGGGAGGCGCTCTACTGCGCGGTGATCCTGTGGCTGTCCGTCATGTCGTGGATCATCTTCACGtgcgtcggcgacggcggcgaccgcgGCAGGAGGGGCCGCCGGGGCACCAAGGTGTTCGTCGGCACGCAGGGGCTCTGCGACGGCACGGGGCCCCACTGCAGCGGCGGCTACGGGCTCTGCGGCTCCTGCGTCGACTAG